One segment of Cottoperca gobio chromosome 24, fCotGob3.1, whole genome shotgun sequence DNA contains the following:
- the ankef1a gene encoding ankyrin repeat and EF-hand domain-containing protein 1 isoform X1, with protein MRLIRPSDAMMSGRVEEDRLQVLQIYRLLQCVRKGDEVQIEKMVNLGVKNLINLTEPQDGTGVLHLAVTANNQDLVRFLLSQGANPNIQDKMGRTPVMLAAELGNDAIVTLLAQSHADLRLQDTEGKGVLFYCIFPTNRHTRCLQVALKGQADVNNVSALGTHVFQLMCEKAQECTTMCLIMLRGGADPNATNQKTGVTALMEAAKAGSLQLLRTILKRGGNPNALDRKRLTAVHYAAMGDFFELIQVLSAYSADMGVINLEECTPLHYAAAIGNANCCKFLAQRGCNPKLKNHEGFLPRHIAKDAGNKAAVKELKKAERQQGKGKKSSSVSLMSNLGGLTLHDWSHEYETELRQAFGNNSDTVTTEMFISVLEELKVPVELDQIHKVISAHDKGGEGCININDFIKGVKYIPKPFLLSSYMPKKKKGEKGGKGGKKKGKFVLPLTICTLPPELMPRRPDGGPPHFMIETYYNCSDIRRFDRDHPPEHPIMNDSGWYIEKPEKVYVNINYCVKSGDLESLDLALNQGVPVDVQDQFYKTPLMVACSSGNYKVAQYLLDQGADVNVCDQFFWTPLHHAAHAGQVELIELLVQAGATIDARALSGGTPLMRAIQSSRPSCVDVLIKAGASVNAENKKEQNCLDIARAFADSRIIDLVQDKMDSLPKLKEGKGKGGKAEKPKPAKRKSVAAEGAEHAETSTATADNTPPQKDSKSVILQNTRISTGKTNTVDITFVPKTVWGKPPTTSQLMSKIETRKRLSLELDFDDFMMPFSQNIQRKTLEPAITTDYTERRLGSKRHSDILES; from the exons ATGAGGCTTATTCGG CCCTCTGACGCCATGATGAGTGGCAGAGTGGAGGAGGACCGCCTGCAGGTCCTTCAGATCTACCGCCTGCTGCAGTGCGTCCGTAAAGGGGATGAGGTGCAGATAGAGAAGATGGTGAACCTTGGAGTGAAGAACCTCATCAATCTCACCGAGCCACAAGACGGCACAGGAGTGCTTCACCTGGCAGTTACAGCCAACAATCAGG ACTTGGTCCGCTTCCTTCTCTCCCAGGGAGCAAACCCTAACATCCAGGACAAAATGGGCCGCACCCCGGTAATGTTAGCTGCTGAGCTGGGCAATGATGCCATAGTGACACTGCTGGCCCAGAGCCACGCTGATCTGAGACTCCAAGACACTGAGGGCAAAG GTGTGCTATTCTACTGCATCTTCCCCACCAATCGCCACACCCGCTGCCTGCAGGTGGCACTGAAAGGCCAGGCAGACGTCAACAATGTGTCAGCGCTGGGGACTCATGTCTTCCAGTTGATGTGTGAAAAAGCCCAGGAGTGCACCACCATGTGTCTCATCATGCTGCGTGGAGGGGCAGATCCCAATGCAACAAATCAG AAAACCGGCGTCACAGCGTTGATGGAGGCAGCCAAGGCCGGCTCCCTGCAGCTCCTTAGAACCATTCTGAAGAGAGGGGGAAACCCCAATGCCCTGGATAGAAAACGCCTCACAGCTGTACACTATGCTGCCATGGGGGACTTTTTTGAG TTGATTCAGGTGCTGTCTGCATACTCAGCAGACATGGGCGTGATCAACCTCGAGGAGTGCACACCCCTGCACTACGCTGCTGCCATCGGCAACGCTAACTGCTGCAAGTTCTTGGCACAGAGAG GTTGTAACCCCAAACTGAAGAACCATGAAGGTTTCCTGCCACGTCATATTGCCAAAGACGCTGGGAACAAAGCCGCAGTCAAGGAGCTGAAGAAAGCAGAGCGGCAGcagggaaaaggaaaaaaatccAGCAGTGTCAGCCTCATGTCCAATCTTGGGGGCCTGACCCTCCACGACTGGTCTCATGAGTACGAGACGGAATTACGGCAAGCCTTTGGGAACAACTCAGACACAGTTACCACCGAGATGTTTATTTCAGTGTTGGAAGAACTAAAAGTTCCAGTTGAACTAGACCAGATCCACAAAGTCATCTCAGCCCATGACAAGGGAGGAGAAGGGTGCATCAACATTAATGATTTCATCAAAGGTGTCAAGTACATCCCGAAAccattcctcctctcctcttatatgcctaaaaagaaaaagggagagaagggaggaaaaggaggtAAGAAGAAGGGTAAATTTGTCCTCCCCCTGACCATTTGCACCCTCCCGCCGGAGCTCATGCCCCGCAGACCAGACGGAGGCCCACCCCACTTCATGATCGAGACATACTACAACTGCTCAGACATCCGGCGATTTGATCGTGACCACCCGCCAGAACATCCTATAATGAATGACTCAGGATGGTACATAGAAAAGCCAGAGAAGGTGTACGTCAATATTAATTACTGTGTGAAAAGTGGAGACCTGGAGTCTCTGGACCTCGCTCTCAATCAGGGGGTTCCTGTGGATGTTCAAGATCAGTTTTACAAGACCCCGCTGATGGTGGCCTGCTCCAGTGGCAACTACAAGGTGGCGCAGTATCTCCTCGATCAGGG GGCcgatgtgaatgtgtgtgaccaGTTCTTCTGGACGCCCCTCCACCACGCGGCTCACGCTGGCCAAGTGGAGCTTATTGAACTTCTGGTGCAGGCCGGGGCAACCATAGATGCCCGGGCCCTCAGTGGAGGCACGCCCCTCATGAGGGCCATCCAGAGCTCTCGACCCTCCTGTGTAGACGTCCTCATCAAGGCGGGTGCCAGTGTCAATGCAGAGAACAAGAAAG aACAAAACTGCCTTGACATCGCCAGAGCTTTTGCAGACTCCAGGATAATTGACTTGGTCCAAGACAAGATGGATTCTCTGCCTAAACTGAAGGAGGGAAAGGGAAAGGGGGGCAAAGCTGAAAAGCCTAAACCTGCAAAAAGAAAG AGTGTTGCTGCAGAAGGTGCAGAACACGCAGAGACATCGACGGCAACAGCAGACAACACTCCTCCTCAGAAGGATTCAAAGAGCGTCATCCTGCAAAACACTAGGATCAGCACAGGGAAAACCAACACTGTGGATATCACCTTTGTGCCAAAAACG GTTTGGGGGAAGCCGCCCACCACCAGCCAGCTGATGTCAAAGATAGAGACACGGAAGCGATTATCCCTCGAGTTGGACTTTGACGACTTCATGATGCCTTTCAGCCAGAACATCCAGAGGAAAACGCTGGAGCCGGCAATAACCACAGACTACACTGAAAGGAGATTAGGCAGCAAGAGACACTCAGACATTTTGGAATCATAG
- the ankef1a gene encoding ankyrin repeat and EF-hand domain-containing protein 1 isoform X2: protein MMSGRVEEDRLQVLQIYRLLQCVRKGDEVQIEKMVNLGVKNLINLTEPQDGTGVLHLAVTANNQDLVRFLLSQGANPNIQDKMGRTPVMLAAELGNDAIVTLLAQSHADLRLQDTEGKGVLFYCIFPTNRHTRCLQVALKGQADVNNVSALGTHVFQLMCEKAQECTTMCLIMLRGGADPNATNQKTGVTALMEAAKAGSLQLLRTILKRGGNPNALDRKRLTAVHYAAMGDFFELIQVLSAYSADMGVINLEECTPLHYAAAIGNANCCKFLAQRGCNPKLKNHEGFLPRHIAKDAGNKAAVKELKKAERQQGKGKKSSSVSLMSNLGGLTLHDWSHEYETELRQAFGNNSDTVTTEMFISVLEELKVPVELDQIHKVISAHDKGGEGCININDFIKGVKYIPKPFLLSSYMPKKKKGEKGGKGGKKKGKFVLPLTICTLPPELMPRRPDGGPPHFMIETYYNCSDIRRFDRDHPPEHPIMNDSGWYIEKPEKVYVNINYCVKSGDLESLDLALNQGVPVDVQDQFYKTPLMVACSSGNYKVAQYLLDQGADVNVCDQFFWTPLHHAAHAGQVELIELLVQAGATIDARALSGGTPLMRAIQSSRPSCVDVLIKAGASVNAENKKEQNCLDIARAFADSRIIDLVQDKMDSLPKLKEGKGKGGKAEKPKPAKRKSVAAEGAEHAETSTATADNTPPQKDSKSVILQNTRISTGKTNTVDITFVPKTVWGKPPTTSQLMSKIETRKRLSLELDFDDFMMPFSQNIQRKTLEPAITTDYTERRLGSKRHSDILES, encoded by the exons ATGATGAGTGGCAGAGTGGAGGAGGACCGCCTGCAGGTCCTTCAGATCTACCGCCTGCTGCAGTGCGTCCGTAAAGGGGATGAGGTGCAGATAGAGAAGATGGTGAACCTTGGAGTGAAGAACCTCATCAATCTCACCGAGCCACAAGACGGCACAGGAGTGCTTCACCTGGCAGTTACAGCCAACAATCAGG ACTTGGTCCGCTTCCTTCTCTCCCAGGGAGCAAACCCTAACATCCAGGACAAAATGGGCCGCACCCCGGTAATGTTAGCTGCTGAGCTGGGCAATGATGCCATAGTGACACTGCTGGCCCAGAGCCACGCTGATCTGAGACTCCAAGACACTGAGGGCAAAG GTGTGCTATTCTACTGCATCTTCCCCACCAATCGCCACACCCGCTGCCTGCAGGTGGCACTGAAAGGCCAGGCAGACGTCAACAATGTGTCAGCGCTGGGGACTCATGTCTTCCAGTTGATGTGTGAAAAAGCCCAGGAGTGCACCACCATGTGTCTCATCATGCTGCGTGGAGGGGCAGATCCCAATGCAACAAATCAG AAAACCGGCGTCACAGCGTTGATGGAGGCAGCCAAGGCCGGCTCCCTGCAGCTCCTTAGAACCATTCTGAAGAGAGGGGGAAACCCCAATGCCCTGGATAGAAAACGCCTCACAGCTGTACACTATGCTGCCATGGGGGACTTTTTTGAG TTGATTCAGGTGCTGTCTGCATACTCAGCAGACATGGGCGTGATCAACCTCGAGGAGTGCACACCCCTGCACTACGCTGCTGCCATCGGCAACGCTAACTGCTGCAAGTTCTTGGCACAGAGAG GTTGTAACCCCAAACTGAAGAACCATGAAGGTTTCCTGCCACGTCATATTGCCAAAGACGCTGGGAACAAAGCCGCAGTCAAGGAGCTGAAGAAAGCAGAGCGGCAGcagggaaaaggaaaaaaatccAGCAGTGTCAGCCTCATGTCCAATCTTGGGGGCCTGACCCTCCACGACTGGTCTCATGAGTACGAGACGGAATTACGGCAAGCCTTTGGGAACAACTCAGACACAGTTACCACCGAGATGTTTATTTCAGTGTTGGAAGAACTAAAAGTTCCAGTTGAACTAGACCAGATCCACAAAGTCATCTCAGCCCATGACAAGGGAGGAGAAGGGTGCATCAACATTAATGATTTCATCAAAGGTGTCAAGTACATCCCGAAAccattcctcctctcctcttatatgcctaaaaagaaaaagggagagaagggaggaaaaggaggtAAGAAGAAGGGTAAATTTGTCCTCCCCCTGACCATTTGCACCCTCCCGCCGGAGCTCATGCCCCGCAGACCAGACGGAGGCCCACCCCACTTCATGATCGAGACATACTACAACTGCTCAGACATCCGGCGATTTGATCGTGACCACCCGCCAGAACATCCTATAATGAATGACTCAGGATGGTACATAGAAAAGCCAGAGAAGGTGTACGTCAATATTAATTACTGTGTGAAAAGTGGAGACCTGGAGTCTCTGGACCTCGCTCTCAATCAGGGGGTTCCTGTGGATGTTCAAGATCAGTTTTACAAGACCCCGCTGATGGTGGCCTGCTCCAGTGGCAACTACAAGGTGGCGCAGTATCTCCTCGATCAGGG GGCcgatgtgaatgtgtgtgaccaGTTCTTCTGGACGCCCCTCCACCACGCGGCTCACGCTGGCCAAGTGGAGCTTATTGAACTTCTGGTGCAGGCCGGGGCAACCATAGATGCCCGGGCCCTCAGTGGAGGCACGCCCCTCATGAGGGCCATCCAGAGCTCTCGACCCTCCTGTGTAGACGTCCTCATCAAGGCGGGTGCCAGTGTCAATGCAGAGAACAAGAAAG aACAAAACTGCCTTGACATCGCCAGAGCTTTTGCAGACTCCAGGATAATTGACTTGGTCCAAGACAAGATGGATTCTCTGCCTAAACTGAAGGAGGGAAAGGGAAAGGGGGGCAAAGCTGAAAAGCCTAAACCTGCAAAAAGAAAG AGTGTTGCTGCAGAAGGTGCAGAACACGCAGAGACATCGACGGCAACAGCAGACAACACTCCTCCTCAGAAGGATTCAAAGAGCGTCATCCTGCAAAACACTAGGATCAGCACAGGGAAAACCAACACTGTGGATATCACCTTTGTGCCAAAAACG GTTTGGGGGAAGCCGCCCACCACCAGCCAGCTGATGTCAAAGATAGAGACACGGAAGCGATTATCCCTCGAGTTGGACTTTGACGACTTCATGATGCCTTTCAGCCAGAACATCCAGAGGAAAACGCTGGAGCCGGCAATAACCACAGACTACACTGAAAGGAGATTAGGCAGCAAGAGACACTCAGACATTTTGGAATCATAG
- the emilin1a gene encoding EMILIN-1-A: MRMETVFYLLAFTLARVSWGLGYSESSVQTGQRAASRHRNWCAYVVTRTVSCVMEDGVETYIKPDYQRCTWGQCPRVAYRTYRRPRYKVAYKMVTEMEWKCCHGYSGENCIDGPKGTTDTQVNGGQPRVTQTGYNTGGGQRGEGGDGDSEKIKQLEETIRGLSKDLHNMQTTIHGINQRLPGLNGAIVPADSAQPHMKETINSIQTKLDHLYNRTRVHDQTLLNINNHLVNGGGNELDGVGRGEGGPGGKQLNTLKEEILTELERRVSLSCSACQAGVEDLRRQQQEDRERIQGLEKLISSMDQHLRQSLDISHSETQRSQACCNTVTELENRLLGLEVRVTSTANKCDTIKGRLDKELAGTGGGKGRVTEDRLNGRLRELEKRVNNTVRKTEQRCTNTGNNMKDNVQRDVTQLRNMVLSRLDDHSFKIGKIELDVAVLGDTVTDHSRRLNQLENITTFLDRRLTSTTNMCNETCGLNGKGRKTDDTVKTLEWRVVANQEDIQKFNTRLNDLSVSGDSLIDRVINLTDNVKKIIAVTGESGEHFNRIVTEVETLGRDFEDCSICSSVDEDLRSLANSTEIGFSKCQSELTDLRRKVDSGESVCSQVCSNLQEEVGRLREEVEECTGQCKVNINDLKKRLDGHGVHSGRLGGDLKSIQGELAGVMVTFNSINNTLKGLGRTIQTHGNTLTDLTNTKDNIFSEVDNLQKELTEHVDDSKIRFGGLGKEIQIIRSNFVTEVGECRRSSDGLERRLSKLEGVCGRFDSFSDSLERIKEGLNRHVSGLWSCVNGLNVTVTSQGDLIDNIQNVQLEDVHSNIHRLNSSVVDLVKEFHSFIEQNFMGPPGLPGTRGERGEHGTQGPMGPQGIVGPPGREGKQGLTGPPGLRGEQGLAGSDAHVPRLSFSAALTRPMRNAGTIVFNKVLVNENNNYNPKTGYFTAPVSGKYFFSAILTGHKNMKIEAVLSMSNTGVARVDSAGYQPEGLEKPMAEAKHIPGALAVFNIILPMEAGDTVCIDLVTGKLAYSSEPLTIFSGMLLYETI, translated from the exons gAACTGGTGTGCTTATGTGGTGACACGCACTGTTAGCTGTGTGATGGAGGATGGGGTGGAGACGTACATCAAACCAGACTATCAACGCTGTACCTGGGGTCAATGTCCTCGAGTTGC CTACCGGACATACAGGAGGCCAAGGTATAAGGTAGCTTACAAGATGGTTACAGAAATGGAGTGGAAGTGCTGCCATGGTTATTCCGGGGAAAACTGCATCGATGGGCCAAAGGGAACCACCGACACTCAGGTCAATGGAGGGCAACCCCGTGTCACGCAGACTGGCTACAACACAGGCGgcggacagagaggagaaggtgGAGATG GTGACAGTGAGAAGATTAAACAGCTGGAGGAAACAATCCGTGGTCTGTCCAAAGACCTCCACAACATGCAGACCACCATCCACGGCATAAACCAGAGGCT GCCTGGTCTGAATGGGGCAATTGTTCCCGCTGATTCAGCTCAGCCACACATGAAGGAAACTATCAACAGTATCCAGACCAAGCTGGACCATCTCTACAACAGGACAAGG GTCCATGACCAGACCCTGCTCAACATCAACAACCACCTGGTAAATGGAGGGGGCAATGAACTAGATGGAGTGggcagaggagaaggaggaccTGGGGGAAAGCAGCTAAATACTCTAAAGGAGGAGATACTGACGGAGCTGGAGAGAAGggtgtctctgtcctgctccgcTTGCCAG GCTGGTGTAGAGGACCTAAGGCGCCAGCAGCAAGAGGACAGGGAGCGGATCCAAGGTCTGGAGAAGCTGATCAGCTCCATGGACCAGCACCTGAGGCAGAGCCTGGACATATCCCACAGTGAGACACAACGCTCCCAGGCCTGCTGCAACACAGTCACTGAGCTGGAGAACAGGCTGTTGGGTCTAGAGGTCCGTGTCACCTCGACAGCTAACAAGTGTGACACTATTAAAGGGCGGCTGGATAAGGAGCTAGCTGGGACAGGTGGAGGAAAGGGAAGAGTGACAGAGGACAGGTTGAATGGCAGACTGAGAGAATTGGAGAAGAGGGTGAATAACACGGTAAGGAAGACAGAGCAGAGGTGTACTAACACCGGGAACAACATGAAGGACAACGTCCAGAGGGACGTCACACAGCTGCGTAACATGGTCCTAAGTCGACTGGACGACCACAGCTTCAAGATCGGCAAAATAGAGCTGGACGTGGCTGTTCTCGGAGATACGGTCACTGACCACAGTCGGCGTTTAAATCAGCTGGAGAACATCACAACCTTCCTGGACAGAAGGCTAACATCGACCACAAACATGTGCAATGAGACCTGCGGGCTGAACGGAAAAGGCCGTAAGACTGATGACACGGTGAAAACCTTAGAGTGGAGAGTTGTGGCCAACCAAGAGGACATCCAGAAGTTTAACACCAGGTTAAATGATTTGTCCGTGTCAGGGGACTCGCTGATTGACAGAGTGATCAACTTAACAGACAATGTCAAAAAGATAATAGCTGTGACGGGAGAGAGCGGCGAACATTTCAACCGGATTGTCACAGAGGTTGAAACATTGGGCCGTGATTTTGAGGACTGTTCTATTTGCAGCAGTGTAGACGAGGACTTGCGCTCGCTCGCCAACTCCACCGAGATCGGTTTCAGCAAGTGCCAGTCAGAATTGACAGATCTGCGGCGAAAGGTCGACTCAGGAGAATCTGTCTGCTCTCAGGTGTGCTCCAACCTTCAGGAGGAAGTGGGACGACTcagagaggaagtggaggagtgTACCGGACAGTGTAAAGTCAACATCAATGATCTGAAAAAACGCTTGGACGGTCATGGTGTCCACAGTGGAAGATTAGGAGGAGATCTGAAGTCCATTCAAGGAGAGCTGGCTGGGGTCATGGTCACATTTAACTCCATCAATAACACTTTGAAGGGCCTGGGAAGGACTATACAGACACATGGGAACACGCTGACTGATCTGACCAACACCAAGGACAACATATTCTCAGAG GTGGACAATTTGCAGAAGGAGCTGACGGAGCATGTTGACGACTCGAAGATTCGATTCGGAGGTCTGGGCAAAGAGATCCAAATAATTAGGAGCAACTTTGTGACGGAGGTGGGGGAGTGCCGGCGGTCCAGCGATGGCTTGGAGAGAAGACTCTCCAAGCTGGAGGGAGTGTGCGGACGCTTCGACTCTTTTTCAGATAGCCTGGAGAGGATCAAGGAGGGCCTGAACCGACATGTGTCTGGGCTGTGGAGCTGCGTTAATGGACTCAATGTCACAGTAACGTCTCAAGGAGATCTTATCGACAATATCCAGAACGTCCAGCTGGAGGACGTCCATTCCAACATACACAGACTGAATTCCTCAGTGGTGGACTTGGTCAAGGAGTTCCACAGTTTCATAGAGCAGAACTTCATGG GTCCACCTGGTCTACCGGGCACCCGTGGAGAGAGAGGCGAGCATGGAACCCAGGGTCCTATGGGACCCCAAGGGATTGTGGGACCTCCAGGCAGAGAGGGCAAGCAGGGACTAACTGGACCACCAG GTCTCAGAGGTGAACAGG GTCTTGCAGGGTCTGATGCCCACGTTCCTCgcctttctttctctgctgcacTGACTCGGCCGATGAGAAACGCAGGAACCATAGTGTTCAACAAGGTCTTAGTCAATGAAAATAATAACTACAATCCCAAGACAG GTTATTTCACAGCTCCAGTGAGTGGGAAGTACTTCTTCAGCGCCATACTTACGGGCCATAAAAACATGAAGATCGAGGCTGTGTTGTCCATGTCCAACACTGGTGTGGCCCGAGTGGACTCAGCTGGATATCAACCTGAAGGCCTGGAGAAGCCCATGGCGGAGGCCAAACACATCCCTGGAGCTCTGGCTGTCTTCAACATCATCCTGCCCATGGAGGCAGGGGACACAGTCTGTATCGACCTCGTCACTGGCAAACTGGCCTACTCGTCTGAACCGTTGACCATCTTCAGCGGGATGCTGCTGTACGAAACCATCTGA